Proteins from a genomic interval of Lolium perenne isolate Kyuss_39 chromosome 1, Kyuss_2.0, whole genome shotgun sequence:
- the LOC127305609 gene encoding uncharacterized protein — protein sequence MGGHGGLNILPQKRWNVYRFDNQEKVRVDEAEAARQDQLQREATRRRESHSRLVALRRNRGLQADSPSPPRAPSPPRSADQVAPPPPPPPAARHADPLPVASDGDHINLFSGGGGAADFAALASASGGRGAAREREPAADSKPNPKKRKKEEETRTAGPDDEKYRLGYGLAGKGVAAPWYASKPLASSSKDRRDCAAGSGEKRSGGKKSIEELREERRKREAKEKERERALLTTTSRKKERQPDRGYSSRYVR from the exons ATGGGCGGGCACGGCGGTCTGAACATCCTGCCGCAGAAGCGCTGGAACGTCTACAGGTTCGACAACCAGGAGAAGGTCCGCGTCGACGAGGCCGAGGCCGCCCGCCAGGACCAGCTCCAGCGGGAGGCCACCCGCCGCCGCGAGTCCCACTCCCGCCTCGTCGCGCTCCGCCGCAACCGCGGCCTCCAGGCCGACTCGCCCTCCCCACCCCGTGCCCCGTCTCCACCCCGGTCCGCGGATCAGGTCGCCCCGCCCCCGCCTCCACCCCCCGCCGCCCGGCATGCGGATCCACTACCCGTCGCCTCCGACGGCGACCACATCAACctcttctccggcggcggcggggccgcCGACTTCGCCGCGCTCGCCTCCGCTAGCGGCGGGAGGGGCGCGGCTCGGGAGCGGGAGCCCGCTGCCGACTCCAAGCCGAACCCTAAGAAgcggaagaaggaggaggagaccAGGACGGCGGGGCCCGACGATGAGAAGTACAGGCTGGGTTACGGCCTCGCCGGGAAGGGCGTCGCTGCGCCCTGGTACGCGTCCAAGCCCTTGGCTTCCTCGTCCAAGGATAGGAGAGATTGCGCGGCAGGCAGCGGGGAGAAGAGGAGTGGAGGGAAGAAGAGCATCGAGGAGCTTagagaggagaggaggaagagGGAGGCCAAGGAGAAGGAGCGCGAGCGCGCTTTGCTTACCACTACATCGAGGAAGAAGGAGAGGCAGCCGGACCGGGGGTACTCGTCAAG GTATGTGCGTTGA